In Hymenobacter sublimis, a single genomic region encodes these proteins:
- a CDS encoding PorP/SprF family type IX secretion system membrane protein: MRMLRPLYLVVTPRRPLGQWAMVAGLALGASLTAQAQDLYFAQPYANRLQLNPAYAGLLDDYSLTLSYRNQFPTVAGTFQSSQLAADYRLANQRSAVGLLVNYDRTGGIGYTRFQAGGVYAYHLRLNEQLSLSGGASVSYGLQRVSYGNLVFGDQLSDEGVTRDFSLEVADYKPVHYVTASVGGLLYTDRFWVGAAAHHVNQPDLAFVTQTTLPLRLNLQAGYKQYFVRSTTKGENKEVSLSPTVSYARQGGSQRAEAGLYFTATPLTLGAVYRGVPLPGAPKPQQVLTAVAGVAVGSFRLGYSYDVSLSQFSRDLGGAHEISLALREFDSLEAAWRRLKRRNYPSIPCPAF; the protein is encoded by the coding sequence ATGAGGATGCTCCGCCCGCTGTACTTAGTTGTTACTCCGCGCCGCCCGCTGGGGCAGTGGGCTATGGTCGCCGGGCTGGCACTGGGCGCTTCCCTTACGGCCCAGGCCCAAGACTTGTACTTCGCCCAGCCCTACGCCAACCGCCTGCAGCTGAACCCGGCCTACGCCGGCCTACTCGACGATTATAGCCTCACGCTCAGCTACCGCAACCAGTTCCCGACCGTGGCGGGCACCTTTCAAAGCAGCCAGCTGGCCGCCGACTACCGCCTCGCGAACCAGCGGAGTGCCGTGGGCCTACTTGTAAACTATGACCGAACGGGCGGCATTGGCTACACCCGCTTTCAGGCTGGCGGCGTGTACGCCTACCATCTGCGCCTCAATGAGCAACTGAGTTTGAGCGGCGGCGCCTCGGTTAGCTACGGGTTGCAGCGGGTCAGCTACGGCAACCTGGTATTCGGTGACCAACTCTCCGATGAGGGTGTCACCCGGGACTTTAGTTTGGAAGTGGCAGACTATAAGCCCGTTCACTACGTTACTGCTAGCGTGGGCGGGCTGCTCTACACCGACCGGTTCTGGGTGGGTGCCGCTGCCCACCATGTAAATCAGCCGGATCTGGCGTTTGTCACCCAAACCACGCTGCCCCTGCGGCTAAACTTGCAGGCGGGCTACAAGCAGTATTTCGTGCGCTCTACTACTAAAGGAGAAAATAAGGAAGTTAGCCTCTCGCCTACCGTGAGCTACGCCCGGCAGGGCGGCTCCCAGCGGGCCGAGGCTGGACTGTACTTTACCGCGACGCCCCTTACCCTGGGGGCCGTGTACCGCGGGGTACCGCTGCCCGGGGCCCCCAAGCCCCAGCAGGTCCTGACGGCGGTGGCAGGGGTAGCGGTGGGAAGTTTTCGGCTCGGTTATAGCTACGATGTGAGCCTCAGTCAGTTCAGCCGAGATTTAGGTGGCGCCCATGAAATTTCTCTAGCCCTTCGGGAGTTTGATTCGCTGGAAGCCGCTTGGCGCCGGCTGAAACGACGGAATTACCCGTCAATTCCTTGCCCCGCCTTTTGA
- a CDS encoding AsmA-like C-terminal region-containing protein, whose amino-acid sequence MRKFFVGLLLFLVVLIAGLALAPLLFKDRIKAAFDQQLAQRVKATVLYDPANVDVTLLSSFPDLSLRLDQLRVIGQDSFARDTLAYLPQVRVGLDLMSVLGGSQIKIKNVTLEQPDLSLRVLKSGRANWDVYVSDSAAASKGQDTTAVNLAIQGWQINNGRLRYEDLTIPFGMQLRGVNHSGSGDFEQNVFDMVSQTTAESFSMQYDGTEYVTNKKLDADVTLAMNLEKMLFTFKDNQVKLNDFPASFQGTIGLPNDTDITYDLTFKALETDFKNILSLVPGAYTAQFKDIEATGKVAFDGYFKGVQNAVQMPGYGVNLQVKEGSFHYPQLPQRARNINVDMVVDNPSGFTNNVKVNVKQFHLDLGSNPIDGNVAIDGLEPMKVDGRVKANVDLAEMMKVYPVQDLLLRGKLFIDGTARGIYSKTQMPVVQAKMNLTNGYVKSKQFPAPIENLTLTGTITNPTGQLNDTHVDIPQFRMLLDGEPLQGRVATQGVDKLRFDTDVHGVVDLTKLTKIFPLQGMTVTGRLSGNVAAKGNMADIEAGRYQTVVASGTVNAQNITYKSTDLPQGMKVNRATATFNNDKIVVQNMAGSVGSSDIAASGTISNYMGYLFVPGQPLRGNLTVSSNRFNVNEWMVDEVSQKPTVAATGPAPAKAEGVLQIPKEFDLVLNTTVQQVVYDNLKLDNVKGIVTVRDQAAILNGVTFNTLGGAFATSGSYSSKDLAHPKFNLGLNIKNLNFQNAFKAFNSVKAMVPLASSLEGVFSTNFNVSGEMGPDMLPRYSTLTGKGLFEVVRAAVANSSVLDKISSLTQFQELKKFAVDNKDIAAEIINGNFVVKPFDLTVGQIKMTVGGSNNISSGGLEYVTALNVPTGKLGNQLNSQLTRLTGVSNLQGTDRVTLGLNIGGTVTNPQVKLTTGSVKAQAKDLVSNIVQAKVDDAKLKMQAQAKVAQDSLQRELQRKQQEFTQKAQLELEKKRLEAQAKLQDKAKQGLNNILFGKPKPQPAKPAEQPKPAEPAEPTDTTKAGN is encoded by the coding sequence ATGCGCAAATTCTTTGTCGGGCTACTGCTATTTCTGGTGGTGCTGATAGCCGGTTTGGCCCTGGCCCCGCTCCTGTTTAAGGATAGAATAAAGGCGGCCTTTGACCAGCAACTGGCGCAGCGGGTGAAGGCCACCGTGCTTTACGACCCCGCCAATGTAGACGTCACCCTGCTCAGCTCCTTCCCCGACCTATCCTTGCGCCTGGACCAACTGCGCGTCATCGGCCAGGATTCCTTTGCCCGCGACACGCTGGCCTACCTGCCCCAGGTGCGGGTAGGACTGGATTTGATGAGCGTGCTGGGCGGCAGCCAAATCAAGATAAAGAACGTGACCCTGGAGCAGCCCGACTTAAGCTTGCGCGTGCTCAAGAGTGGCCGCGCCAACTGGGACGTGTACGTGTCGGACTCGGCGGCGGCTTCCAAAGGCCAGGATACTACGGCCGTAAACCTGGCCATTCAGGGCTGGCAGATTAACAACGGCCGCCTGCGCTACGAGGACCTAACGATTCCGTTTGGCATGCAGCTTCGGGGCGTGAACCACTCCGGCTCCGGCGACTTTGAGCAGAACGTGTTTGACATGGTTAGCCAGACCACGGCCGAGAGCTTCTCCATGCAGTACGACGGCACGGAGTACGTGACCAACAAGAAGTTGGACGCCGACGTGACCTTGGCCATGAACTTGGAGAAAATGCTCTTTACGTTCAAGGACAACCAGGTGAAGCTGAACGATTTCCCGGCTTCGTTCCAGGGCACCATTGGCCTGCCCAACGACACGGACATTACCTACGATTTAACCTTCAAAGCCCTTGAAACCGACTTCAAGAACATTCTGAGTCTGGTGCCCGGCGCTTACACGGCCCAGTTCAAAGACATAGAGGCCACGGGCAAGGTAGCGTTTGATGGCTACTTCAAGGGCGTGCAGAACGCGGTGCAGATGCCCGGCTACGGCGTGAACCTGCAGGTAAAGGAGGGCAGCTTCCACTACCCCCAGCTGCCCCAGCGGGCCCGCAACATCAACGTGGACATGGTGGTGGACAACCCCTCGGGCTTCACGAACAACGTGAAAGTGAACGTGAAGCAGTTTCACCTGGACTTGGGTAGCAACCCGATTGATGGCAACGTAGCCATTGACGGGCTGGAGCCCATGAAGGTGGACGGCCGCGTGAAGGCTAACGTGGATTTGGCCGAAATGATGAAGGTGTACCCGGTGCAGGACCTCCTGCTGCGCGGCAAGCTGTTCATTGACGGCACGGCCCGCGGCATCTACTCGAAAACCCAGATGCCGGTAGTGCAGGCCAAGATGAACCTGACCAACGGCTACGTGAAGAGCAAGCAGTTTCCGGCCCCCATCGAAAACCTGACCCTCACCGGCACCATCACGAACCCCACCGGCCAGCTCAACGATACCCACGTGGACATTCCGCAGTTTCGGATGCTGCTGGATGGGGAGCCGCTGCAGGGCCGGGTGGCGACCCAAGGCGTGGACAAGTTGCGCTTTGACACCGACGTGCACGGCGTAGTGGACCTGACCAAGCTCACCAAAATCTTCCCGCTGCAGGGCATGACCGTGACGGGCCGCCTGAGCGGCAACGTGGCTGCCAAGGGCAACATGGCCGACATTGAGGCCGGCCGCTACCAGACGGTAGTAGCCTCGGGCACAGTTAACGCCCAGAATATCACCTACAAAAGCACCGACCTACCCCAGGGCATGAAGGTAAACCGGGCCACGGCCACCTTCAACAACGACAAGATTGTGGTGCAAAACATGGCCGGCTCAGTGGGCTCCTCCGACATTGCCGCCTCGGGCACCATCAGCAATTACATGGGCTACCTATTCGTGCCCGGCCAGCCCTTGCGCGGCAACCTGACGGTCAGCAGCAACCGCTTCAACGTGAACGAGTGGATGGTGGATGAGGTGTCGCAGAAGCCTACGGTGGCGGCTACCGGCCCGGCGCCGGCCAAGGCCGAAGGCGTGCTGCAGATTCCGAAGGAGTTTGACTTGGTGCTAAACACCACTGTACAGCAGGTAGTCTACGACAACCTCAAGCTCGATAACGTAAAGGGCATTGTGACCGTGCGCGACCAGGCGGCCATTCTTAATGGAGTGACGTTTAACACCCTGGGCGGTGCGTTTGCTACCAGCGGCAGCTACAGCAGCAAGGACCTGGCTCACCCCAAGTTTAATCTGGGCCTAAACATCAAAAATCTCAATTTCCAGAACGCCTTCAAAGCCTTTAACTCCGTGAAGGCCATGGTGCCGCTGGCCAGCAGTCTGGAGGGCGTATTTTCCACCAACTTCAACGTGAGCGGGGAAATGGGCCCCGACATGCTGCCCAGGTACAGCACGCTCACGGGCAAGGGCCTGTTTGAAGTGGTGCGCGCCGCCGTGGCTAACTCCTCGGTGCTGGACAAAATCAGCAGCCTGACCCAGTTTCAGGAGTTGAAGAAGTTTGCGGTAGATAACAAGGACATAGCCGCCGAAATCATCAACGGCAACTTCGTGGTGAAGCCGTTTGACCTGACCGTGGGCCAGATCAAGATGACGGTGGGCGGCTCCAACAACATCAGCAGCGGCGGGCTGGAATACGTCACGGCCCTGAATGTGCCCACCGGCAAGCTTGGTAACCAGCTTAACTCCCAGCTCACCCGCCTCACCGGCGTTTCCAATTTGCAGGGTACCGACCGGGTAACGTTGGGCCTGAACATTGGGGGCACCGTCACGAACCCGCAGGTAAAGCTGACCACCGGCAGCGTGAAAGCTCAGGCCAAAGACCTGGTTAGCAATATTGTGCAGGCTAAGGTTGATGACGCCAAGCTGAAAATGCAGGCCCAGGCCAAGGTAGCTCAGGACAGCCTCCAGCGGGAGCTGCAGCGCAAGCAGCAGGAGTTCACCCAGAAAGCTCAGCTAGAGCTAGAGAAAAAGCGCCTTGAAGCGCAGGCCAAACTCCAGGACAAAGCCAAGCAGGGCCTTAACAACATCCTTTTCGGCAAGCCCAAACCCCAGCCGGCCAAGCCCGCTGAGCAGCCCAAACCCGCCGAGCCAGCCGAACCCACCGATACAACTAAAGCCGGCAATTAA